From Oryzias latipes chromosome 18, ASM223467v1:
CAtgatccaccccccccccacccccagccaTGTTGGCAGCATAATCCTGCTCTGCTTGAACTTCCTCTCTGTGGATTCTGACCTTtttgtggttctggttctgttcacatgTTGAAGGTAAGTTCATGAATGTTCTGTTCTTTAGTTCAACTCTGGAGAACTGTTGTTCGGTAACTTCAGATAAACTACTGACTCTTTGTCACAGTCAGGTTTACTAACACAACAATACGGTTTATTTACCAATGTTCTCTTATGAACATTTATTTGATAGTAGGTTGATCCTGGACCATGGATGAATGTCAAATAAACAGCTTGTTAGGAAACTCTGGGACTCAATGTCAGACAGGAGGATAAGAAATAGGAGACTGGGCGGAGTCTCTGTCATGAAATCATCATCAGAAGTGGAAGTCTGTGGTGTCAGAGTGCAGACGGAGAGCAGAGGACAGAGATCTGCTTCCTGGATCCTCAGTCAGTAACAACAACGTTCACAAGCTAACAAACCAGAATCAAACCAGGTTCTAGGTTCTGATCCAATAAACAATATCTGGTTCAGAGACTTGCATTGAAACATCAGTCAGAATAAAGGACTGTTCTATCAttaatattaattattattagtatGAAGACATTGCCTTACAAAATGAAGTACACTATTGTGTACCTATTGTAGTACAGACATGAGAGAGGGGTGGATTATGGGTGAAAAAGAGAGGAGACGCAGTGGGGGAGGGAATCAAGCCATCCTAGAAATATGAAATGAACAGATGAGGTTTGAAATTTCTGCAAGTTAGAGACTGGAAAAAGTGTCCATCACTAGAAGAGATTCAGAGAACTTAGAGAATCCAAACTGTCTCTGGAGGAACTTTCTGGACTGGATTCTTTGTTGACTGACTTAGAGTCCAAACTTCATGAAAGGTTTCttcctgtttctttgtttccaggtaaacatgaaaacaaacccATCATtgttaaaatcagaaaaaattgTTTGACTCTGGAAGATAAACTGATATTTTCttgatttccttcttttttcagtTACATCAGTGTCTGAACTTCAGAAAGATTATTCTGATTTTCTTCATGTTTCCAGGTGAAACTTGGTTCTTTGTCTGGATTTCCTGTCAGAGAGTCCTGCAGTTATTAGTTTGTGGTTTTCTGGTGGCTTCACTCTGCAGCAGTCTGGGAAACCAGAATGCCACACATGTATTAAACAACATACATGATGTCACAGAATCTCTACACTAGAAATGATCGATAACATATAAGAAAAATTCTCTTCTGCATAGAAGCTGCACAGAAAGTAATTTGTTTtgagaaaactgaaaacataTTCACAGCATGAAGTGTAAAAAGGGGAGAGACCAGAGAAGGTGTTTTCTTCTACCCTCCCCTTTTCCAGCACTTTGTTTAATTTGTCTATTTTTAGCTCTTTGTTTCGTGAAATATGAGTAAAACACAGAACCAAAAGGTTTTGctctaaagaaaaaaggcaaagttTGGACCAAAACCAACTTTCCTCGTTTTCAAATCTCATTTTGAATCGATGATAcgaacacaacaaaaaaaggaaagaacaaCTATAAGCATAAAAAGAAACTTGAcctccaaaagaaaaaactagaaCTCAGAACATAACAGAGATGAGATTTAGAAACCAGGAGAAATTCCTCCATtccacacgtgtcaaactcaaggccagggggccaaatgtggcccgctaTGTCCTTTCATGTGGCCCgccagagcataaaagtttttaatttcttaaaaacgTTTCTTTAGTTGATagcatattatttatgtgtagctcCTGTTGTAATTCTTcagtgtttgcaggtcttatgtgttTAGGCAGACAAATTGtagtcatcaaaccatcagatgtaaggctgtgtgcagcctttattttttataaaatgttacaCTTGTAAtgcatgttctttctagctcagttttatgttatttttctttattcctttattaatggagttatttgggttttaataagtggacaacatttaaaaggatttatgctagagcaacaagcaaacatatgttttctatgcatcTGTAATTGTCACATTAAAATGTTATATCGGTAGTTGTTTGACAATAAGGAGtagttgcatttattttgcattacatttagttacatatataagttacatctggccctttgaagtcaaccactatgctgatgtggccctcagtgaaaatgagtttgacccccctgctccattctgactCTTTGGTGTTAAATGCAAACAATTAGAATTTTGGTTCAATAGTTTCAGGTAATGAAGGACAGAATGACATTTCCATGAATAGATTTTTCTAAAAGGATTCTACTCCAATGATGTCATGTTTCTATTTAACATTAGAAGCAGAGAAATGATGAATAGAGTCAGAAAAATGGATTTGActtgttttcatgtttcattGCAGTCAGTCTGCAGTGGCAGGAGGAGCAGAATAGGGGCAGAGTGTATTTGATGTtatctcctgactcctcctcctaCCACTGACATGTCTAAATAGCAGCGGCTCTGTTTTCCAGTCTCATTCACGGTTCAGTCATGATGGCAGCAGTAAcattctgttgtgtttctggttcTTCTCTGTGgatttctgcatgtgtgtggtTCTGGTTGTGTTCACATGTTGAAGGTAAGTTCATGAATGTTCTGTTCTTTAGTTCAAGTTTCTGTTTGATGTTTAGAAACTTCCACCTTTTATGGTGGCGGTTCTTTCTAAAGACTATTCAATGAACTAACGTCTGAATTTGGAGAAAGTTTCTTTCAATGGATTCAGACACAAAATGATGACTATCTGGAAGATTTGACACACAGTTACTTTCTAAGTGggacttttatttctttttttaaatgtaaaagtaaaagtttgttATATTTCTACAAAAATCTGCTATGAAGATATGATCAAAAAACAAACCTGTGCAGTAGAGACATCTGCTCATCcattcaatcaatcacagtGACGCACACGTTGCAGGAGAGAAATGTAGGTTTTTGGTGCTGCAATTCTCCTGAAACAGTCATCCATCTTTATAAGTTAAAGTGTTTTAGCAGAAGTTTGTGATTTCATTCATGACTAAATTGATTCTAGTTTTAATTCATTCTGGAATAATCTCTTGTTGGGTCTAATATCAAAGATTATACCAAAGGACTCTGGTTTGCTTTTAAATCTCTAGCTCATTTTGGCCAAATTTCTTATCCACAAATTTAAATATTCTAGTCAGAAATCACGTTTCCTTGTATTCTTTTCTGAAATAAATCTGTACATTAATAGTTTTCTAGTTCTGAGAAGCAAAAAGTGATCAGAACCGTCTGTATGTGAAAGATTCAATGTTTGGTTGTAAAGTATAACCCACTGGCTTATTTCTAATTCTATTCAAGATATGTAGATGTGATATTTGTAATTGTTCTCTTAATTCATCACCTCAATGTGAATCTCTGTAAAATAGCATAAAGTGCAGTAACTTTTATTAAGAAAAGTAGAACAGGTTTTGATTTAAGGGGATTGCTTTGGATGATTTGGAttgtcaggtttttgttttgttgacacTCAGATGGTTTTCAGTCTTTGATCATATTTGGTCAGAGGCGGGGCTTAAATATGACCCGGGTTAATAGCAGCGGCTCTGTCTACGTCTTTCAGTCATGGTTTAGTCAGTGTGCAGCAGAATTCTGGtctgtttctgcttcttctttggAAAATTGTTGACAGTttgtttcaatgtattcagACGAACAGAAAATGATGAAATTGTGGAAGATTTGAAACAAAGTTACTTTGTATGTGgaactttcatttctttttcatttaaactaaattaaatttaatttaaaagtcttttaaatTTGTACCAAAACTTCTGCTGTGAATATTTCCAAACCacgttttagtttgttttcctcaaatgTTCCTCAGAAACTGAGTATTCAGTCAGTGATCAAAGACTTTAAAGTAGAAACTGTTTTGGTAGAAATGAGGtgaaagactgaaaacatttgactaaatGAATAATCATCAGGAATCATTGATTGAAATGTGTCTTTAGATTGAATTAGTGTTGTAGTGTTGCATCTGACTGGTCACGTGATGTGGACTGAACAGCTGAGCGTGCTGTCATTTATTTAATGGCGACGCACACACctcattcaggaaaaagcacCGGTGAGGCACAAGCCTTGTCAGTCCGTGTCTACAGCTTGTTTCTTACCTGTGTGCAACTGAGTGGTCCACAGTCATCTGTTGAAGAGGCAGCCGGTAAGAAAAGACTTTGTCTGAGCGCTATAGTTGTGCGATCACTTGTTATCTTGTTTGTTTGGTGTGTTGTGGGACCGGAGTGTGCGCTTcgcaaatgtttgtgtgtacttCAGTTACCAGTTGGAATTTTCAGCATTAAGGAATTAGATGTTTATTTCGTCGGTGTGCTTTGTAACTTTTGTAAATTTAAACTGGGAAGTTCTTCATGAATGTGAATTTTTGCTAAATAATGAGAATGTCAGGCTTTTAAGTCTGCTTCGAGTAAAATGTAACCTCGTACTACCTGCCTCATAGTCCTGCACCCCTGAGAAATCAAGGGTGCAGGCAACTCACCAATCTGCACTGAACCAGCGTGGTGAGTTATGGTTCACACCCACAACATGAATACACTCAACACACAACGGTCCTCAGTCCCCAGCAGCCGAAAGGCAGAGGCTGCTAAGAATCCCCGGGTTTCCAGAGTGCAATTAAATGTTTGCACCTACAACGTGAGGACATTGAAAGATCCAGAGAAGGAGGAGCTAGAGCAAGAGCCGACAGGTTTCAAGTGGGACATTATTGGACTGTCAGAAACACGGAAGAAAGGAGAGCATCTGAAACAGTTGCAAAGTGGGCATGTGCTGTACACAAAAGGAGAGAACGAATCTGTTGGAGGAGTTGGTTTTTTggtcaacaaaaacatcaaggACAGAGTTATAGAGTATGAAGGTGAGGGCAGCAGAGTGACGTCGCTTACACTGAAAGTAAACAGCAAATACCAACTACAAGTGATACAAGTATATGCGCCAACATCGAGTCACAGTGATGAAGAAGTTGAAGAGCTTTATGAGGAGATTGGAAAATctatggagaagaaaaaaagccaataCAAGATTGTAATGGGTGACTTCAATGCAAAGGTTGGACAACATCATCAAAGCGACGGAGCAACAGTTGGAAAGTTTGGTCTTGGAGAAAGGAACGAAAGGGGAACCAGACTGGTGCAATTTGATTATTAGTATTGGAAATACCTTCTACAGGAAGAGGAAGATCAGAAAATGGACCTGGATGAGTCCAAATGGCAAAACAAGGAACGAGATCGATTATATTttggcaaacaaaaacatgatccaGAATGTCAATGTCATCAAAAGGGTAAACATCGGTAGTGATCACAGAATTGGTCAGAAGTAAGATGAAAATGAATACAAGACTGGAAAGAATGAAAATGATGAGACCAAAAGGAGTGAAAATAAACATCAACacactgaaacaaaaagaaaatgaatttcaaCTGAAGTTGCAAAATCGCTTTGAAGCCTTGCAAGAAGAGGAAAGTTTGGAGGAAATGGCACTTAGCATCTCAAAGACCATTAAGGACTGTGCTATGGAAACAGCAGGAAAAGAGGAAAGACAGCGAGAGGAGAAGCTCAAGCAGGAAACTAAAGAACTGCTGAAAGAAAGGAGAGCAATGGCAAAGAAAGATCTGAATGACCAAGACAGAAGAGAGTACAACAAATTGTGTCAAACCATCAGGAAAAGATTGAGAGAAGATTTTAGAGAGCACAACACCATGCGAGTGAAAGAGGCAATTGAGAGTGGGAAAGGATTGAagagagcaaaaaaataaaaagaaggctACAAGGTTCTTATATCAGCTTTGAAAGAGCAAGATGGAACCGTCATCACCAACAGAGAGAGAATTCTTGAGAGGTGCGCAGAATTCTATGAAACGCTATACAAAGATGCAGCCCAGAACATCAGAAAAGATAAGGCAGAGGATGTACCATCAATCCTTGATAGTGAAATTGAGCACGCCATAAAAGGTATGAAGAATAACAAAGCACCTGGAGAAGATCAGATTGTGATTGAAATGCTCAAAGCCGGAGGTGAAGTTGTGAGATCGAAGCTGAGAACACTCTTCAATAAAGTGATAACTGAAGAAAAGGTACCCAACGAGTGGAAAAATGCCATTATAACACTCATATTTAAGAAGGGAGACAAGAAAGACCTTGCTAATTATAGACCAATCAGCTTACTCTCCCAAGTCTACAAACTCTTCATGAAGATCTTGAAGAATAGGATGAATAACAATCTGAGTGACCACCAGCCGCCAGAACAAGCTGCCTACAGAAGAGGTCATTCAACTATCGACCATCTGCAGTCAGTCATGCAAATACTCGAGAAAACCAATGAGTATAAAATACCCATTTATATGGTGTTTGTAGActatgaaaaagcctttgattctATCCTGCACAAGGCTGTTTTTGAGGCGCTAAAACAACACAGCGTAGAGGAGAAGTACATCAACATCCTGAAAGAGACATATGATGGAGGCACTGCTCAGGTTCGGAACGAATCACTTAGCCGACAGATTAAGATCACGAACTGAGTGCAACAAGGAGACACCTAGTCACCAGTTATGTTCACAGCAGCGTTGGAAGAAATATTCAGGAGAATGGAAGCTGAAGCGGGAATTAACATCAATGGAGAGAGGATGAACAACCTGAGATTTGCAGATGATATCATCTTATTAGCAGAAAAGGAAGAGGATCTCAGCAAGCTGCTCAACGATCTGAACAAGGAAGGGAGAAAAGATGGCAtgaaaattaacaaaaagaaaaccaaaatcatTTGCAATGAAATAGCAAGGAAAAGGAGAAGGAAAGGAATAATTGTGGATGGAGAACAACTGGAGGAGGTGGATGAGTATAAGTATTTGGGAAGACTGCTAACACCAGGAAATGAGATGGAGAAAGAAATAGAGGAGAGAGTAACATCCGCTTGGAAGAGATTCAGACAGTACAGCACATTTCTGAGAGATCAAAAAATGCCCATGAGCCTCAAGAGGAAGATCATGAACACTGTCATACTGCCATCAATGACGTATGGAGCTGAGACATGGTCACTGACCAAGCGCCAAAGAGGGAAACTGGCAATCACCCAGAGGAGCATGGAACGATCAATGCTGGGTGTTAGGAGGAGAGATAAGGTCAGGAAGGAAGACTTAAGATCAAGAACAGGGGTGAAGGATGTCATGGAGAAAGTGGTTGAAGCCAAAGGCAAGTGGGCAGGACATGTAGCCCGAATGAAGAACCACGAATGGGCTAAGAGAACAACAGAATGGACTCCATGGGacaggaagagaggaaggggaagaccgaagaaaagatggagagatGACATCGAGCAGAAGGCAGGCAGCAGGTGGACCCAGAGTGCCCAAAACCGTGATGAGTGGAGTAAGATGTGGAGGCCACCCGCCAGCAGTGGCGTGAcaggctgatgatgatgatgatgattaatgagattttaaagtaattcttGAATAAATTTGGAATTGATACATGAACTTAAATAGTAATGTTATTAAAGTAAATGAGTGATGTTGCTAATTAACTGAGGCACTTTAAATTacataaatgtttgttgttaatGTGTATGttgaatttgtaaatatttattactgttattgtgtgtgtttaaggttTTTACCTATTGATTGCTGCCAGATCAAATGGAAATTAATTAAAGTTTGGAAATTGATCTCAAGTGGCAGAATCTGAGTAAATCGATCTTCAACGTTGGACAGTCAGCCCTTTTCAAGTGTGGGAaaagtacacaaaaaagtaaaaacacttGACAATTAGAAAAGACTATTGCTTTAATCCTCTTTACTCATTTCTGGATTGGATTCTAGTTTGgattggacttttattttgaaaggatttgtCTTTGGTCCAGTCAAAGTCCCATGTCCTTTGGTCTGATATCTATGTGGACAGAAATACTTTGGATCTTTTAGAAGCAGAAATCAAACATTGAGAAGACATTTTCACTTGGAGGTAAAGACTCAGATTTAGAAaagtttcttcctgttttctttgtttccaggTGAACCAATCATTGCTGCTCCTGGTGATGATGTCATCCTGCCGTGCCGCCTGGACTCTCAGGAGGATCTGCGTGGTTTCACCATAGAGTGGACCAAAGTGGACATGAAGCTTTTTGTGTATCTGTACTTGAGAAGGAAGATCATAACTGAACACATGAAGGAGTCGTTGATCCCGAGAGTGTCTCTGGACCAAGACGGACTAAAACGAGGAGACGTGACGTTAAAGATCAGGAACGTGTCGCTCCAGGATGAGGGGAAGTACAGCTGCTTCATTCCTGGGAAGAACTTCAGGGAGACGGTTCAGCTGGTTGTTGGTGAGTTTGCTCTGCAGGTTCTCCCTCACATGAAGAACATTTGTCCTGAACAGCaggcaggaaatgatgtcatctcTTTGTTTCAGAGCCAAACGGAGTCAGAGCTCCAACCATGGAAACATCCCAGGTTGACATCATCTCCACTCCAGATCCAGGAGGAGACCGGATCTGGATCAGTCGCTCCAGACCGGCTCTCTGGATCATTCTTGGAGGTTGGACCTCATTGATCCtctctgctgtttgtgtttgtgtctttcaGAGGAAACAACCAGAAGTGAGTCCTGAATTCTCTGATCTCTCATCTTTCTGCAGGAATCTTCAGTTTCTAAcatcctttgttttcttcatgtaGGGTCAGAAACCTCCTCTGGTCTGAAGACATCCCATCTCTCCAAAAATGCTTTGCTCGTCTTCAAGGATTGAAGAGACTTTCAGAATAAAGTTCTACCTGGAGAACCTAAAGTCACCGACCTCGGTCCATTCAGGAAAACAATAAGTCACATCAGCATCTGCCCCCACGGTTAGCAGTAAGGGGGCAACGGTTGACGGATGAACCGGGATCCATCAGTAGCCACGGTTCTGCACACGTGGACCGGAGAACGCCACCCCCCACCCAGTGGTGTTCATCATCTAGTAAtgatctgtttgtgtttttcagaataaaatgcaccagaatgcactTTTGTTCATCTGGACATCTTGATATTTTTCTAGGAATATCTTGAGTTCAGAAATGTCTTTAGTGTTTTTAGAAATCGTCCTCAGTGAGAAAATGATTGCAGTGATTTctggtctgtgtgtgtttgtaaataCTTGATGTATTTTTGTATGAACTATGTGTTTGAAACATGAAATAAATCCTCTGTCAGCTTTAATCTGGtagttttctcctgtttttttccttcttcctgaccttaaACTGATCTGAAGCGTGACTCTGAAAGCGTGACTCCATCCCATCAGTGAGTCTGGGATCCGCTGCAGACCTAGCTAGGACTCTAACGCTGAACGCTCACATCTTTCTGATGCTAGCGGAGTGTGGCGCTCAGTTCAGTGGGAACACGCGTGTGCAGTGATGTCACAGGATGTTCCATGGCCCATCTGGATGTCATTGAAGTGTTTGACGGTGAGGATGATGATTGGCTGACAGCCATTGACCAAATCCACATCTGGATGTTGTGGTTGATTTCTGTTGGATGTCCTGTTATCTAGCCACACTTGGATTGCAGCTGAAGTCAGATGATTCTGGATCATCCATGAGGATTTCCTCCAGGATCTGTTCCATGGTGTGTGATTCATGTCACTGTTTCCTGAAACCATGaaggaatgttttctgaaggtgATCAATCATCAAGATCATCTCCATTTTGTTCCTAAAACTAATCTGCATTGATCTGGTTGTTTGTTTCTAATCAAAGAATTTGATTATTTCTGTCATGAGTTTTATaaatctgtgtgtttttcttgttttgtctaGAATGaaagcttgaaataaaccaaatcaatcaatcaatggaTGTATTGGGTCTCTGTTCTGGATCCTTCTGGAAGGTTTTTCCAACTGTGTCTTTCAGAGGAGACAACAGAAAGTGAGTCCTGAATTCTCTCAGGATCTCATCTTTCTGCAGGAATGATCAGTTTCTTACAGCTTCAATTCTTTAGTTTCTCTTTTCTACACATCAAAGCAAACGTCCTTTCATGGTTTATcatatttctgtttctgttcgTGTTCAAGGAGGAAAATTGTTCATcagaattattcatttttatgatttatttaccTATTTTTCATTATAGTTATTGTTGTCTGcgtatttcaaatgtttgtacataaatataaaaaagagaaatctgGGTTTGAGCGTCCTGCTCACGTCTGCCACCTGCTGTCCGGGAGGGGAACCATCCAAACAGGTTTGCTCAAAGGTTCTCTGGAACTTCAACTCCATTGAAATTCTTCTGCCATAAACAGAAGACATAAACACAAAGATCATCAACcacaatcaaactttattgatctcacCAAACAGGAGTTTGTAACCTTCAGTGGCTGCAGcttcaaccagaaaaaaactggGATTTGTAGTTTTAAGAAgggttaaccctaaccctaacccttttggatgattttcttaatgttttcaGTTCTGAACCATGACAGCAACAATCCCATTGAAGCCTCACTGAGTCATTTActgacatttattgtttttagtttaacacttggaaataaacaaacaaataaataaaaatcatttcaacAGAGAAACTAGaagaaaatgaactaaaaatatCAGTCCAGTGTTTCAGCTGCTATGCTGGTGGTGTTGGCCTGATGAAGAACCAACACAAAGATCTGTTTATGTTTCTGTTCAGAAGTGGCACAATAACACCATATTCTATAGAAATGTATCAGTCGCATTAAACGCTGTTTCTATAAAAAAGATCAGAAGCTTTGTTCATTGTTGAAAATAaagccaatatttatttattcatttctgaaCTGAGAATCCATAACgtctaaaaacatttgttctaaTTCATGTCAAATGTTTCAATTCAATAAGTTATTATGGTACAAATCAGTGCAGAATCTTATacaaaaggtcagaggtcatttctttttccagctgctgcttctgctcctccttcactgTAGTGATCTGGAACATCTCCATCATGACTTTGATTCAGATGATCATCTATGAAAGGCCTGGAGACCTGTTCAGGGTCATCCCCCCCTCCATCCAACGGTGGCTGGGAAGACTCCCCCTCCTTCATGTTCCTGAACAGAAACAAccctggatggatggatggatggatgatggatggttaCATATTAAGCAGCAGTTGTGGTACAAAGGAGCCACTCAATGTGGTGTAAAGTATCGATCAGTCAGATTTGTATCCATCagtggtttgtttttcttttgttacagCAGCTTCCACAAAAACAGCATCAAAACATTCTgatgaactttgtttttttctggttttcttctCGATTTTCTAGATGTTAGTTTTAATAAATTATCTAAAACTATAACTAACTCTGACAGCAAAGCAGAACCAAAGTTATCAGTCAGTCTCTTTCTACAGAACCTTGAGTTtagttaagaaaataaatttagTCCAAAATATCATCACTTGATTAAAAATGaggataaaataagaaaaaaaactatgttttttaattttgtctgaacaaatgaatgaatgacataAACGTGGTTCTCACCTCAGAGCGATGGAAGCAGAATCTGTTTCTGAACAAAGAGATTAGAAGTTAACAGTTCTGttcagtaaaaacataaaaatgtaatttatttatgaCTGACCTCCTACAATATCTAAACGCCAGGATCCCCACAACACCAAGAAGAAGAACACCTCCAAGAACACCAATGGCAGTGATTTCTCCAGAGCTCAGAGCAGATCCTACAGGACAGagatgatgaaaatgaaaagaactgAAGAatagaaagtaaaataaaattaaagttcatattttatgtccttaaacacaaaatgaaatatataattcgcttttattaaaatttatattaaatctaaaaaaaaaaaaaacggaaaggAGTACACCATATGAGAAAATGATTAATcggacacacacatacacgcacgcggacacacacatgcacacacacttacactcACACACGCTTATAcgcacacccacccacacacacaagcaaagtttttttacagtttttttacaGTGTGTAAGGTGACCATGGGTGTCCAGAAAGGTAAAgtgttattattgttattattctaCAAACCTCAGTATCAAAGGAGAAACatgggggtattccaggaagcatgtttaaactagcctgactttaaccctgaactctggctgaaatccacctgaacttgcttactctgggtatgtcggttccaaaagaccggatatgagttagtgtaattacgctccacttggtaaccctgggttaacgctcgtgcacagcaagtacataaagacattctcaatggataatcgccgatttctggagtcaccatggaaacgcatggagaaaaaaagagaacgctatacttcagtgagacggagtctga
This genomic window contains:
- the LOC105358008 gene encoding myelin-oligodendrocyte glycoprotein-like, with product MATHTPHSGKSTGEAQALSVRVYSLFLTCVQLSGPQSSVEEAAGEPIIAAPGDDVILPCRLDSQEDLRGFTIEWTKVDMKLFVYLYLRRKIITEHMKESLIPRVSLDQDGLKRGDVTLKIRNVSLQDEGKYSCFIPGKNFRETVQLVVEPNGVRAPTMETSQVDIISTPDPGGDRIWISRSRPALWIILGGWTSLILSAVCVCVFQRKQPEGQKPPLV